One genomic region from Argentina anserina chromosome 2, drPotAnse1.1, whole genome shotgun sequence encodes:
- the LOC126805511 gene encoding NADH dehydrogenase [ubiquinone] iron-sulfur protein 5-B-like, which translates to MASGWGITGNKGRCYDFWVDFSECMSGCREPKDCSLLREDYLECLHHSKEFQRRNRIYKEEQRKLRAAARAKEGGVVNDHHS; encoded by the exons ATGGCTTCCGGCTGGGGAATCACCGGAAACAAAGGGCGCTGCTACGATTTCTGGGTCGACTTCAGTGAGTGCATGTCTGGCTGCCGCGAGCCCAAGGACTGTTCTCTCCTCCGTGAGGACTACCTCGAGTGCCTCCACCACTCCAAAGAG TTTCAAAGAAGGAATCGAATTTACAAGGAGGAGCAGCGTAAACTAAGAGCTGCTGCACGGGCCAAAGAAGGTGGAGTTGTCAATGACCATCATTCGTAG